The sequence TCGTTAAATGCAATTTCGTTGTCTAACAATACAAGCTCCTGCCTgcaaaacaatcaaacaagaggAAGGTTAGTTGCATCACAAAAGGAATAGAGATGTGTATAAAGATGCTTCTTTTGATAGCACCAACCAACCTTTTCGACTCCATAACTTGCGCCCGCTGTTCCGAGATCTTATCTGCTTCACCCGCTGAATAGCTACATATCAAGCAAAGACAGATAAGAAAATACGATTCATTAAAACCATAACTCATAACACTTGTAACTCTAACCGATCGACATAGAAACCACCAAGAACAACATAAACCTTCTCATCATCGTCTATGAAAACAACTTTTTAACTATACAGAAGAGCGAATTGAAAGGAGTAAAACCAGACAAACAGTTGACAAAGTCAAACCTTTTGCTTCATATAATCAAGAACAACCTAGATGGAAGAGAAAATAGAGGGCTCTCTAAAGGAGGGAGTATACCAGACAAAACAGTTAACAAAGTTGATGCTTTTGATCATGATATCATCACATTCAAATTCTACTTATTGATTCAAAACTTGAGCTTAACATAGCACCTAGTTACCTAGAGGGATGAGCAGAAGGAGGCACCAAAGGAGCATAAGCAGTTTCTCGTTCAGCAGCAGTTTGCTGAGCTTTCTGAAACTCTTTCAACACAGCTTGAAAGTCCTTTGCAAGCTTAGCATCTGCTATCTTCTTACTTGGCTACACATTTACCAAACACTAACTCTAACAACAAAACTACTACTTGATAAGATTCACATAaaatcaaaaaagaagaaagattaAAACTTTTACATTGACACCAGTTTGATGATCAGTTTCACTAGCTTCCTTAAGTTTAGCTGACGTGTCCTTCACAAGCTGCCCTATATGCAACCGTGTCTTGTGCCTAATCAACAAttcaatttcaatttcaatttccACAAATCAATTCGattaaatttgaattttcaGAATTCTTATTATTACAGCTTATCACGGAGCTCGGGCGTGTCTCTGGGAGTACCGAGCGTGTTAACGAGCCGCTGAAACGTGGAAACTCCGGTATTGATCTGGAATATTCCCGAAGCCACGGCTTGCGTCGAATCTTGCCGGCCACCATTGATCTTCCTCGATCTTCCTCTTCCAGCTTCCAAATCTTGGaaactcatctctctctctctctctctctctctctctcagcgAATCGTTCTCAGAGCTCCTCTCTACGATAAATTGGGATGGTCAAGGCGTGAATCGTGGAAACAGTGAGACGGACATTGAAAAAGCGTTTTTTTAAATCAGTTTTTGTTTTCGTTTCTGATCcttttatttctatttatttactaatctctctttttattttagaCACTGACCAACCTGGTTTACTACATTTTTTCTCTGTTATTAGCTGCTATGTTATGAAAACTAGATTATTCATGTGGTTTGGTTCGATCAAGTTTTGTTTCTAATCTGTTTACTTGAACTTTTagtcaaaatataatatttatttttttttcaaatgttaaatttatttattaacaaaagaa comes from Brassica rapa cultivar Chiifu-401-42 chromosome A02, CAAS_Brap_v3.01, whole genome shotgun sequence and encodes:
- the LOC103853750 gene encoding uncharacterized protein LOC103853750, whose translation is MSFQDLEAGRGRSRKINGGRQDSTQAVASGIFQINTGVSTFQRLVNTLGTPRDTPELRDKLHKTRLHIGQLVKDTSAKLKEASETDHQTGVNPSKKIADAKLAKDFQAVLKEFQKAQQTAAERETAYAPLVPPSAHPSSYSAGEADKISEQRAQVMESKRQELVLLDNEIAFNEAVIEEREQGIQEIHTQIGEVNEIFKDLAVLVNDQGVMIDDIGTHIDNSRAATSQGRSQLAQAAKTQRSNSSLTCLLLVIFGIVLLIVIIVLAA